One window of the Acidimicrobiales bacterium genome contains the following:
- a CDS encoding amidohydrolase family protein, with the protein MSARLGFPVFDADNHLYETREALTKYLPDPYRGAIDYVDVHGRTKIVVRGQITDYIPNPTFDRVGRPGAQEEYFKQGNPEGKTLREIIGRGIDCPPAFRNAPARLELLNELDVDFALMIPTLASLVEERMRDDPDLCAAAIHALNLWMLEEWPYVYENRIYSTPIVTPGLLDNAIKELEWLLENGVKVVLMRPAPAWGYRGPRSFALPEFDRYWELVQESGIMVVLHASDSGYVRYSNEWEGVHTETQAFAQISPFTQALRNTHRDIQDAVTSLICHGVCQRFPRLRIALIENGAGWVPGLLEHLDHTWAQMPQAFEQKPSDTFKRNFWMHPFHEEDPRELVKLLGAEHVIFGSDYPHVEGLSDPVSWAGELHGLNDEQLRKVMGGNMMGLLGIEAPVAA; encoded by the coding sequence GTGTCCGCTCGTCTCGGATTCCCGGTGTTCGACGCCGACAACCACCTGTACGAGACCCGGGAAGCCCTCACCAAGTACCTGCCCGACCCGTACCGCGGCGCCATCGACTACGTCGACGTTCACGGGCGCACCAAGATCGTGGTGCGGGGTCAGATCACCGACTACATCCCCAACCCGACCTTCGACCGGGTGGGCCGGCCCGGCGCCCAGGAGGAGTACTTCAAGCAGGGCAACCCCGAGGGCAAGACCCTCCGGGAGATCATCGGCCGGGGCATCGACTGCCCGCCCGCCTTCCGCAACGCTCCGGCGCGACTGGAGCTGCTGAACGAGCTGGACGTCGACTTTGCCCTCATGATCCCGACCCTCGCCAGCCTGGTCGAGGAACGCATGCGGGACGATCCCGACCTGTGCGCCGCCGCCATCCACGCCCTCAACCTGTGGATGCTCGAGGAGTGGCCCTACGTCTACGAGAACCGCATCTACTCCACGCCGATCGTGACCCCGGGACTCCTCGACAACGCCATCAAGGAGCTGGAGTGGCTGCTCGAGAACGGAGTCAAGGTCGTGCTGATGCGCCCGGCGCCGGCCTGGGGGTACCGGGGACCGAGGTCCTTCGCCCTGCCCGAGTTCGACCGGTACTGGGAGCTGGTGCAGGAGTCGGGGATCATGGTCGTCCTCCACGCCTCGGACAGCGGCTACGTCCGCTACTCCAACGAGTGGGAGGGGGTGCACACCGAGACCCAGGCCTTCGCCCAGATCTCACCGTTCACCCAGGCCCTGCGCAACACCCACCGCGACATCCAGGACGCCGTCACCTCGTTGATCTGCCACGGCGTCTGCCAGCGGTTCCCGCGGCTGCGGATCGCCCTTATCGAGAACGGGGCCGGGTGGGTCCCGGGCCTGCTCGAGCACCTCGACCACACCTGGGCCCAGATGCCCCAGGCCTTCGAGCAGAAGCCGTCCGACACGTTCAAGCGCAACTTCTGGATGCACCCGTTCCACGAGGAGGACCCGCGCGAGCTGGTGAAGCTCCTCGGCGCCGAGCACGTCATCTTCGGGTCCGACTACCCCCACGTCGAGGGGCTCTCCG